Proteins encoded by one window of Streptomyces sp. ALI-76-A:
- the mltG gene encoding endolytic transglycosylase MltG, producing the protein MTEYGRGQGSEPWHPEDPLYGDGGWGGQQAEEGQQSPYGGQPQHYPEQPQQPQQPQYDDGGWGDGRQAAYGQAQQHEQPHQQQHYDQQQYAQHPYDQQQYDQQYGQQNYAAQQHEQPQHQEQPQQPQQQYDNNGWAASPPANASYPDPSDPYGQQDPSYGGEQPDFYGTPDAYPPPEPPARRRAEPEPRPDWDPGPDQGEHAFFAGGDDDAEADGDSDEPGGRGDRRGRGGKEKKRRNGCACLVVLLVFGGGLGGVGYFGYQFYQNRFGSAPDYAGEGTGQTVSVVIPKGAFGSTIGQKLKDAGVVKSVDAFVSAQQQNPDGDKIQAGAYLLKKEMSAKSAVAMMLDPTSQNSVLVKPGERNVSVYSAIDKQLDLSSGSTRKAAEKKFESLGLPDWANDNDDIKDPLEGFLYPGTYPAAKGMKPETVLKEMVTRAVEKYDAYDLEAKAKALKLDNPLQVITVASLVQAEGKTDDDYRRMAEVVYNRLDLANPETYGLLQFDSTFNYLKNESNINISESEINSNQDPYNTYTQKGLPPGPIGNPGDGAIKATLNPTDDGWYYFVAVDGVSKTEFAKTHDAFLKLKDRFDASTGN; encoded by the coding sequence ATGACTGAGTATGGCCGGGGCCAAGGCTCCGAACCGTGGCATCCGGAGGACCCGTTGTACGGGGACGGCGGATGGGGCGGACAGCAGGCCGAGGAGGGTCAGCAGTCCCCCTACGGCGGTCAGCCGCAGCACTATCCGGAGCAGCCGCAGCAGCCGCAGCAGCCGCAGTACGACGATGGAGGCTGGGGCGACGGCCGGCAGGCCGCGTACGGTCAGGCGCAGCAGCACGAGCAGCCCCACCAGCAGCAGCACTACGACCAGCAGCAGTACGCCCAGCACCCATACGATCAGCAGCAGTACGACCAGCAGTACGGGCAGCAGAACTACGCGGCCCAGCAGCACGAACAGCCCCAGCACCAAGAACAGCCGCAGCAGCCCCAGCAGCAGTACGACAACAACGGCTGGGCCGCGAGCCCGCCCGCGAACGCGTCGTACCCCGACCCGTCGGACCCGTACGGGCAGCAGGACCCGTCGTACGGCGGTGAACAGCCCGACTTCTACGGCACCCCGGACGCCTACCCGCCCCCGGAGCCGCCCGCCCGCCGACGCGCCGAACCCGAGCCGCGGCCCGACTGGGATCCCGGCCCCGACCAGGGCGAACACGCCTTCTTCGCGGGCGGTGACGACGACGCCGAGGCCGATGGCGACAGCGACGAGCCCGGCGGACGCGGCGACCGGCGCGGCCGGGGCGGCAAGGAGAAGAAACGCCGCAACGGGTGCGCCTGCCTGGTGGTCCTGCTGGTGTTCGGCGGCGGACTGGGCGGAGTCGGGTATTTCGGCTACCAGTTCTATCAGAACCGCTTCGGATCGGCACCGGACTACGCGGGCGAGGGTACGGGCCAGACGGTGTCCGTCGTCATCCCCAAGGGCGCCTTCGGGTCGACGATCGGCCAGAAGCTGAAGGACGCCGGGGTCGTCAAGAGCGTCGACGCCTTCGTCTCCGCGCAGCAGCAGAACCCCGACGGTGACAAGATCCAGGCCGGCGCCTACCTCCTGAAGAAGGAGATGTCCGCCAAGAGCGCCGTCGCGATGATGCTCGACCCGACGAGCCAGAACAGCGTGCTGGTCAAGCCGGGCGAACGCAACGTGAGTGTGTACTCGGCGATCGACAAGCAGCTCGACCTGTCGTCCGGCAGCACCAGGAAGGCCGCCGAGAAGAAGTTCGAGAGCCTCGGCCTGCCGGACTGGGCGAACGACAACGACGACATCAAGGATCCGCTGGAAGGATTCCTCTACCCGGGCACCTATCCCGCGGCCAAGGGCATGAAGCCCGAGACGGTCCTGAAGGAGATGGTGACCCGGGCCGTCGAGAAGTACGACGCCTATGACCTGGAGGCCAAGGCCAAGGCGCTCAAGCTGGACAACCCGTTGCAGGTCATCACGGTCGCGAGTCTCGTCCAGGCGGAGGGCAAGACCGACGACGACTACCGCAGGATGGCGGAGGTCGTCTACAACCGCCTCGATCTCGCGAACCCCGAGACCTATGGACTGTTGCAGTTCGACTCGACCTTCAACTACCTGAAGAACGAGAGCAACATCAACATCAGTGAGTCGGAGATCAACAGCAACCAGGACCCGTACAACACGTACACGCAGAAGGGTC
- the ruvX gene encoding Holliday junction resolvase RuvX — MRRGRRLAIDVGDARIGVASCDPDGILATPVETVPGRDVPAAHRRLRQLVEEYEPIEVVVGLPRSLKGGEGPAAVKVRGFAQELAKGIAPVGVRLVDERMTTVTASQGLRASGVKSKKGRSVIDQAAAVIILQQALESERVSGKAPGEGVEVVI, encoded by the coding sequence ATGCGCCGCGGCCGTCGCCTCGCGATCGACGTCGGGGACGCCCGGATCGGGGTCGCCTCGTGCGACCCCGACGGGATCCTCGCCACGCCGGTGGAGACGGTCCCCGGGCGGGACGTCCCGGCGGCTCACCGCAGGCTGAGGCAACTGGTCGAGGAGTACGAGCCGATCGAGGTCGTCGTCGGTCTGCCTCGCTCTCTCAAGGGGGGCGAGGGGCCGGCCGCGGTCAAGGTCCGCGGCTTCGCCCAGGAGCTGGCGAAGGGTATCGCCCCGGTGGGGGTGCGACTCGTCGACGAGCGGATGACGACCGTGACCGCCAGTCAGGGACTGCGCGCCTCGGGAGTGAAGTCGAAGAAGGGCAGATCGGTCATCGACCAGGCAGCGGCCGTGATCATCCTTCAGCAGGCGTTGGAATCCGAACGGGTGTCAGGTAAAGCACCCGGCGAGGGCGTCGAAGTGGTCATCTGA